In a genomic window of Nocardiopsis mwathae:
- the smc gene encoding chromosome segregation protein SMC, translating to MYLKNLTLRGFKSFASATTLRFEPGITCVVGPNGSGKSNVVDALAWVMGEQGAKSLRGGKMEDVIFAGTSSRPALGRAEVSLTIDNTDGALPIEYSEVTIRRTLFRNGGSEYAINGDTCRLLDIQDLLSDSGIGREMHVIVGQGQLDTVLHAGPEERRSLIEEAAGILKHRKRKEKALRKLDSMQGNLDRVTDLTAELRRQLKPLGRQAELARRAAVIQADLRDARLRLLADDIVTLTEALQKEEADESAVRARREAAEKALADAQSRETELDAAAAAAAPVLSQAQDTFHGLSRLKERLSAVAGLAAERHRNLAAQPEEERHGREPEEMEAEAEEVRAQEEELEFRLDDARERLEAAVAERSAAEDGLKEEERRIAHLARAAADRREGMAKLRGRVDALRSRLAASEAEVERLEDAAAEARERAEIAQAEYEQAAEDSAGLDEGDAELDASHEHARQVLAATEARVSELRDAESMAERERAAIAARKEALEMGLDRKDGAAALLSAAERLPGLLGSFAALIEVEPGHETAVSAALGVASDAVAVADAPAAAAALDLLKNDDAGRAGIVVAASAGSGGTVPPRDRWPRLPDGLRYAADAVTPPPSLAEAVAALLDRVVLVAGAAQARAVIGAHPGVRAVTSDGDVFTAALVHGGSSSAPSLLEVQAAVDEAVERLEEAVSAAKRAAADLDEARRERAEAAAAVEEIAVRRRASAKRRNEVAQQVGKLGGQARSAAAEVERYTAAAAKAAAGRQSDLDRLAELEERLAEAEAEPVDDGEPDTGQRDALAERAAASRAAEMEGRLAVRTAEERVRSIAGRAESLMRAAAAERQSRERAARRRERRRRQSVIAKAVAQGAAESLRRIESSLAAADAERATAEEERSVRDAELKTVRARVRELSVELEKLVNVVHGSEVARAERKLRLEQLETKAVEEMGVDVPTLIAEYGPRVPVPPPTDAPEGEAVPVPFVREVQEKRARTAERQLNQLGKINPLALEEFAALEERHAFLTAQLEDIKKTRRELLGIVEEVDARVREVFTAAYADVEREFAAIFGRLFPGGEGKLVLTEPDDMLTTGVEVEARPPGKKVKRLSLLSGGERSLTAVAFLAAIFKARPSPFYVMDEVEAALDDTNLQRLLVIFDELRSCSQLIVITHQKRTMEAADALYGVTMQGDGISQVISQRLDRR from the coding sequence GTGTACCTGAAGAACCTCACGCTGCGGGGATTCAAATCCTTCGCGTCGGCCACGACGCTGCGCTTCGAGCCCGGAATCACCTGTGTCGTCGGCCCCAACGGCTCCGGCAAGTCCAACGTCGTCGACGCCCTGGCCTGGGTCATGGGCGAGCAGGGCGCCAAGTCGCTGCGCGGCGGCAAGATGGAGGACGTCATCTTCGCCGGGACGTCCTCCCGCCCCGCGCTCGGCCGGGCCGAGGTCAGTCTGACCATCGACAACACCGACGGCGCCCTGCCCATCGAGTACTCCGAGGTCACCATCAGGCGGACGCTGTTCCGCAACGGCGGCTCGGAGTACGCGATCAACGGCGACACCTGCCGCCTCCTCGACATCCAGGATCTCCTCAGCGACTCCGGCATCGGCCGCGAGATGCACGTCATCGTCGGCCAGGGCCAACTCGACACCGTCCTGCACGCCGGCCCCGAGGAGCGGCGCTCGCTCATCGAGGAGGCCGCCGGCATCCTCAAGCACCGCAAGCGCAAAGAGAAGGCGCTGCGCAAGCTCGACTCGATGCAGGGCAACCTCGACCGCGTCACCGACCTCACCGCCGAGCTGCGCCGTCAGCTCAAACCGCTGGGCCGCCAGGCCGAGCTCGCCCGCCGCGCCGCCGTCATCCAGGCCGATCTGCGCGACGCCCGCCTCCGGCTGCTCGCCGACGACATCGTCACCCTCACCGAGGCGCTGCAGAAGGAGGAGGCCGACGAGTCGGCCGTCCGCGCCCGCCGCGAGGCCGCCGAGAAGGCGCTCGCCGACGCCCAGTCCCGCGAGACCGAGCTGGACGCCGCCGCAGCCGCCGCCGCTCCCGTCCTCTCCCAGGCCCAGGACACCTTCCACGGTCTGTCCCGGCTCAAGGAGCGCCTCAGCGCCGTGGCGGGCCTGGCCGCCGAACGCCACCGCAACCTCGCCGCCCAGCCCGAAGAGGAACGGCACGGCCGCGAACCGGAGGAGATGGAGGCCGAAGCCGAAGAGGTGCGCGCCCAGGAGGAGGAGCTGGAGTTCCGCCTGGACGATGCCCGAGAGCGCCTGGAGGCCGCCGTCGCCGAGCGCAGCGCCGCCGAGGACGGCCTGAAGGAAGAAGAGCGGCGTATCGCCCACCTCGCGCGTGCAGCCGCCGACCGCCGGGAGGGCATGGCCAAGCTCCGCGGCCGCGTCGACGCGCTGCGCAGCCGCCTGGCCGCCAGCGAGGCCGAGGTGGAGCGTCTGGAGGACGCCGCGGCCGAGGCCCGCGAGCGCGCCGAGATCGCCCAGGCCGAATACGAGCAGGCCGCCGAGGACTCCGCCGGGCTCGACGAGGGCGACGCCGAACTCGACGCCTCCCACGAGCATGCCCGGCAGGTACTGGCCGCCACCGAGGCGCGGGTCAGCGAGCTGCGCGACGCCGAGAGCATGGCCGAGCGCGAGCGCGCCGCGATCGCCGCCCGCAAGGAGGCCCTGGAGATGGGCCTCGACCGCAAGGACGGCGCCGCCGCCCTGCTCTCCGCCGCCGAGCGGCTGCCCGGCCTGCTCGGCTCGTTCGCCGCCCTGATCGAGGTCGAGCCCGGCCACGAGACCGCCGTCTCCGCAGCGCTCGGCGTGGCCTCCGACGCCGTGGCCGTCGCCGACGCGCCCGCCGCCGCGGCCGCACTCGACCTGCTCAAGAACGACGACGCCGGGCGCGCGGGGATCGTCGTCGCGGCATCGGCGGGGAGCGGCGGCACCGTGCCCCCGCGCGACCGGTGGCCGCGGCTGCCGGACGGCCTGCGCTACGCCGCCGACGCCGTCACCCCTCCGCCGTCCCTGGCCGAGGCCGTCGCCGCGCTGCTGGACCGGGTCGTCCTCGTCGCCGGCGCCGCCCAGGCCCGCGCGGTGATCGGCGCCCACCCGGGTGTGCGGGCCGTCACCTCCGACGGCGACGTGTTCACCGCCGCCCTGGTGCACGGCGGCTCCTCTTCCGCCCCCAGCCTGCTGGAGGTGCAGGCCGCCGTCGACGAGGCCGTCGAGCGCCTGGAGGAGGCCGTCAGCGCCGCCAAGCGGGCCGCCGCCGACCTGGACGAGGCCAGGCGTGAGCGTGCCGAGGCGGCCGCCGCCGTGGAGGAGATCGCCGTCCGCCGCCGCGCCTCCGCCAAGCGCCGCAACGAGGTCGCCCAGCAGGTCGGCAAGCTCGGCGGGCAGGCCCGCTCGGCCGCCGCCGAGGTGGAGCGCTACACCGCCGCCGCGGCCAAGGCCGCCGCCGGGCGCCAGAGCGACCTGGACCGCCTCGCCGAACTGGAGGAGCGCCTCGCCGAGGCCGAGGCCGAGCCCGTCGACGACGGCGAACCCGACACCGGGCAGCGCGACGCCCTGGCGGAGCGCGCGGCCGCCTCCCGCGCAGCCGAGATGGAGGGGCGGCTCGCCGTCCGCACCGCCGAGGAGCGCGTCCGGTCCATCGCCGGGCGCGCCGAGAGCCTGATGCGTGCGGCCGCCGCCGAGCGCCAGAGCCGCGAGCGTGCCGCGCGCCGCCGCGAACGCCGCCGCCGCCAGTCCGTCATCGCCAAGGCGGTCGCCCAGGGGGCGGCCGAGTCCCTCCGGCGCATCGAGTCCTCCCTGGCCGCGGCCGACGCCGAGCGGGCGACGGCCGAGGAGGAGCGGTCGGTGCGCGACGCCGAGCTCAAGACCGTGCGGGCGCGCGTACGGGAGCTCTCGGTGGAGCTGGAGAAGCTGGTCAACGTCGTCCACGGCAGCGAGGTCGCCCGCGCCGAGCGCAAGCTGCGGCTGGAACAGCTGGAGACCAAGGCCGTGGAGGAGATGGGCGTGGATGTGCCCACGCTCATCGCCGAGTACGGCCCCCGCGTCCCGGTGCCGCCGCCGACCGACGCGCCCGAGGGCGAGGCCGTGCCCGTCCCCTTCGTCCGGGAGGTCCAGGAGAAGCGCGCCCGCACCGCCGAGCGGCAGCTCAACCAGCTCGGCAAGATCAACCCGCTGGCCCTGGAGGAGTTCGCGGCCCTGGAGGAGCGCCACGCGTTCCTCACCGCGCAGCTGGAGGACATCAAGAAGACCCGGCGCGAGCTGCTGGGCATCGTCGAGGAGGTCGACGCCCGGGTCCGCGAGGTCTTCACCGCCGCCTACGCCGACGTGGAACGCGAGTTCGCGGCGATCTTCGGCCGCCTGTTCCCGGGAGGCGAGGGCAAGCTCGTCCTCACCGAGCCCGACGACATGCTCACCACCGGCGTCGAGGTCGAGGCCCGGCCCCCGGGTAAGAAGGTCAAGCGCCTCTCCCTCCTCTCCGGCGGCGAACGCTCCCTGACCGCGGTCGCGTTCCTCGCCGCCATCTTCAAGGCCCGGCCCTCGCCCTTCTACGTCATGGACGAGGTCGAGGCGGCCCTGGACGACACCAACCTGCAGCGTCTTCTGGTGATCTTCGACGAGCTGCGGTCCTGCTCGCAGCTGATCGTGATCACCCACCAGAAGCGCACCATGGAGGCGGCCGACGCGCTCTACGGGGTCACCATGCAGGGCGACGGCATCTCCCAGGTCATCAGCCAGCGCCTCGACCGCCGCTGA
- the mutM gene encoding bifunctional DNA-formamidopyrimidine glycosylase/DNA-(apurinic or apyrimidinic site) lyase — protein MPELPEVESVRIGLDRWVAGRTVEAVEVLHPRSVRRHLSGAGDFARRLAGRKITATARRGKYMWLTLDSGEALLAHLGMSGQLLVQPPQRADEKHLRVRFGFDDRGTELRFVDQRTFGHLMVEPLVTDAGGAAVPGAVRHIALDPLDPAFDDDAFAAALRRKRTEIKRALLDQSLISGIGNIYADEALWRSRLHWARATGGLQRRQVAELLGHVRAVLGEALVEGGTSFDGLYVDVNGESGYFERGLKAYGRAGSACERCRTPIRRDAFMNRSSFSCPKCQPRPRGVRVPSGPAPR, from the coding sequence ATGCCCGAGCTCCCCGAGGTCGAGTCGGTGCGGATCGGCCTGGACCGGTGGGTGGCCGGCCGCACGGTCGAGGCCGTGGAGGTGCTGCATCCCCGCTCCGTGCGCCGCCACCTGAGCGGAGCCGGGGATTTCGCCCGGCGGCTGGCCGGGCGCAAGATCACCGCGACCGCGCGGCGCGGCAAGTACATGTGGCTGACGCTCGACTCCGGCGAGGCGCTCCTGGCGCACCTGGGCATGAGCGGCCAGCTGCTGGTGCAGCCGCCGCAGCGCGCGGACGAGAAGCACCTGAGGGTGCGGTTCGGCTTCGACGACCGCGGTACCGAGTTGCGCTTCGTCGACCAGCGCACGTTCGGCCACCTGATGGTGGAACCGCTTGTCACCGATGCCGGGGGCGCCGCGGTGCCCGGCGCCGTCCGGCACATCGCGCTCGACCCGCTGGACCCCGCCTTCGACGACGACGCGTTCGCCGCGGCGCTGCGCCGCAAGCGCACCGAGATCAAGCGCGCCCTGCTGGACCAGTCGCTGATCAGCGGGATCGGCAACATCTACGCCGACGAGGCGCTGTGGCGCTCCCGGCTGCACTGGGCACGAGCCACCGGCGGGCTGCAGCGGCGGCAGGTGGCCGAGCTGCTGGGACACGTGCGGGCGGTGCTGGGGGAGGCACTGGTCGAGGGGGGTACCTCGTTCGACGGGCTCTACGTCGATGTCAACGGGGAGAGCGGCTACTTCGAGCGGGGCCTGAAGGCTTATGGGCGCGCGGGTTCGGCGTGCGAGCGCTGCCGCACGCCGATCCGTCGCGACGCCTTCATGAACCGGTCGTCGTTCAGCTGCCCGAAGTGCCAGCCCCGGCCGCGGGGCGTGCGGGTGCCGAGCGGACCCGCTCCCCGCTGA
- the rpmF gene encoding 50S ribosomal protein L32 yields the protein MAVPKRKMSRSNTRTRRSQWKASRPVLVDCPRCRDPKLPHVACPTCGTYNNRQVINPA from the coding sequence GTGGCTGTCCCGAAGCGGAAGATGTCGCGGAGCAACACCCGCACCCGCCGTTCGCAGTGGAAGGCGTCGCGCCCGGTACTGGTCGACTGCCCGCGCTGCCGCGACCCCAAGCTCCCGCACGTGGCGTGCCCGACGTGCGGCACCTACAACAACCGCCAGGTCATCAACCCGGCGTAA
- the rpmB gene encoding 50S ribosomal protein L28 translates to MASVCDVCGKGPGFGNRVSHSHRRTRRRWNPNIQTVRTRVGGTPQRKNVCTSCIKAGKVDR, encoded by the coding sequence GTGGCTTCCGTCTGCGACGTCTGCGGCAAGGGACCAGGGTTCGGTAACCGAGTTTCCCACTCGCACCGCCGCACCCGCCGCCGCTGGAACCCCAACATCCAGACCGTGCGCACCCGCGTGGGCGGTACGCCCCAGCGCAAGAACGTGTGCACCTCGTGCATCAAGGCCGGCAAGGTCGACCGCTGA
- a CDS encoding cellulose binding domain-containing protein: MLESTVPKRVQPPRLLTVLLISGVTLALTLFGYSTTQIYLRFSDPPAGNETGPGAGTSERLEPPKAESSASAVPDGGDQPRSAAGTAPPGQGASASGAVTYRIVETTDTGFTGAVTITNTSPTALESWELVLGFADLTLGSAWDASWETTPSGLIARPLGGQAALAPGDSVTMYFTAEGSARNPTSCSLNGDFCDL, encoded by the coding sequence GTGTTGGAGAGCACCGTCCCCAAGCGTGTCCAGCCGCCGCGTCTCCTCACCGTCCTGCTGATCTCCGGCGTCACCCTGGCACTCACGCTCTTCGGCTACAGCACCACCCAGATCTACCTGCGCTTCAGCGACCCTCCCGCGGGCAACGAGACCGGGCCCGGCGCCGGGACGAGCGAGCGGCTGGAGCCGCCCAAGGCCGAGTCGTCGGCCTCGGCGGTCCCGGACGGCGGCGACCAGCCGCGTTCCGCCGCCGGGACCGCCCCGCCCGGTCAGGGAGCGTCGGCGTCCGGCGCGGTCACCTACCGGATCGTCGAGACCACCGACACCGGCTTCACGGGCGCCGTCACCATCACCAACACCAGCCCCACCGCTCTGGAGAGCTGGGAGCTGGTCCTCGGATTCGCCGACCTCACCCTGGGATCGGCCTGGGACGCCTCCTGGGAGACCACGCCGAGCGGGCTGATCGCCCGCCCCCTCGGCGGGCAGGCGGCGCTCGCTCCGGGCGACTCGGTCACCATGTACTTCACCGCCGAAGGCTCCGCCCGGAACCCCACCAGCTGCTCCCTCAACGGCGATTTCTGCGACCTGTAG
- a CDS encoding YceD family protein has translation MTESAITLSPSDLRSPFAVDTRPLGRQPGSMRTMHRVAPAPESFATGMAGVPEGADIELDFRLEAVMEGVLVTGTAQTVTAGECSRCLDPVSDSLEASFQELFHYPGEDEALRGRAADGVDAKDDEEDYYLEGEVLDLEPVVRDAVVLALPLSPLCRDDCPGLCVECGEKLAEAGPEHDHGERVDPRWAALRKLSDGLGDR, from the coding sequence ATGACCGAAAGCGCGATCACCCTGTCTCCTTCAGATCTCCGTTCCCCCTTCGCGGTCGACACCCGGCCTCTGGGGCGCCAGCCGGGTTCGATGCGGACCATGCATCGTGTCGCTCCCGCCCCCGAGTCGTTCGCGACCGGGATGGCCGGTGTGCCCGAGGGGGCCGACATCGAGTTGGACTTCCGGCTTGAGGCGGTCATGGAGGGCGTGCTGGTCACGGGTACGGCGCAGACGGTCACGGCAGGGGAGTGCTCCCGCTGTCTGGACCCGGTATCCGATTCGCTTGAGGCCTCCTTCCAGGAGCTCTTCCACTACCCGGGAGAGGACGAGGCCTTGAGGGGTCGGGCCGCGGACGGGGTGGACGCGAAGGACGACGAAGAGGACTACTATCTTGAGGGCGAAGTTCTCGACCTCGAACCGGTGGTCCGCGACGCGGTCGTTCTCGCCCTGCCGCTCTCTCCGCTCTGCCGGGACGACTGTCCCGGTCTGTGCGTCGAGTGCGGTGAGAAGCTTGCCGAGGCGGGCCCCGAGCACGACCACGGCGAACGTGTCGACCCCCGGTGGGCGGCACTGCGGAAGCTGAGCGACGGGCTCGGCGACCGATGA
- the rnc gene encoding ribonuclease III, translated as MATQLSAAEAREFHRAIGIELDSKVLTRALTHRSYAYEKGGLPTNERLEFLGDSVLGLVVTDTLFREHPDLPEGQLAKLRAAVVNMRALADVARSLDIGRYIRLGRGEEGTGGRDKSSILADTLEAIIGAVYLDRGLDEASKLVHRLFDPLIATASGLGAGLDWKTSLQELTASELLGVPEYHVDESGPDHQKTFRATVRVAGEDYGLGQGRSKKEAEQQAAESAWKAIRARAAAQEARHRQADEKAN; from the coding sequence GTGGCCACGCAGCTCAGTGCGGCCGAGGCGCGGGAGTTCCATCGCGCGATCGGCATCGAGTTGGATTCCAAGGTGCTCACCCGCGCGCTGACGCACCGTTCCTACGCCTATGAGAAGGGCGGCCTGCCCACCAACGAGCGCCTGGAGTTCCTCGGTGACTCGGTGCTGGGCCTGGTCGTCACCGACACGCTCTTCCGGGAGCACCCGGACCTGCCCGAGGGCCAGCTGGCCAAGCTTCGCGCGGCCGTGGTCAACATGCGTGCCCTGGCCGACGTGGCGCGCAGCCTCGACATCGGGCGTTACATCCGGCTGGGCCGTGGCGAGGAGGGCACCGGAGGCCGGGACAAGTCCTCCATCCTCGCCGACACCCTGGAGGCCATCATCGGTGCGGTCTACCTCGACCGCGGCCTGGACGAGGCCTCCAAGCTCGTGCACCGCCTGTTCGATCCGCTGATCGCCACGGCCTCCGGGCTCGGCGCGGGCCTGGACTGGAAGACCTCGCTGCAGGAGCTGACCGCTTCCGAGCTGCTGGGCGTGCCCGAGTACCACGTCGACGAGAGCGGGCCCGACCACCAGAAGACGTTCCGGGCGACCGTGCGCGTCGCGGGCGAGGACTACGGCCTGGGGCAGGGGCGCAGCAAGAAGGAAGCCGAGCAGCAGGCCGCCGAGTCGGCGTGGAAGGCCATCCGCGCCCGCGCCGCAGCCCAGGAGGCCCGGCACCGGCAGGCCGACGAGAAGGCGAACTGA
- the rsmD gene encoding 16S rRNA (guanine(966)-N(2))-methyltransferase RsmD, translating to MTRIIAGTAGGRRLAVPDGRTTRPTSDRAREALFASALHDLGSFDGVRVLDLYAGSGAIGLEALSRGAEHALLVEADRRAAAVIRKNIATLGLAGAGLAAEKVERVLERGPSGGAYDLVVADPPYAIGEAEVEVVLALLRDRGWLAPDALVVLERASRGAEPRWPEGYVGDRVRRYGEASLWYGRAADIPEPT from the coding sequence ATGACCCGCATCATCGCCGGCACCGCGGGCGGGCGCAGGCTCGCGGTCCCTGACGGCCGCACGACCCGGCCCACCAGTGACCGGGCCCGCGAGGCCCTGTTCGCCTCCGCGCTGCACGACCTCGGCTCGTTCGACGGGGTCCGCGTGCTCGACCTGTACGCGGGGTCGGGCGCCATCGGGCTGGAGGCGCTGTCCCGCGGGGCCGAGCACGCGCTGCTGGTCGAGGCCGACCGCAGGGCGGCGGCGGTCATCCGGAAGAACATCGCCACGCTGGGGCTGGCCGGGGCGGGGCTGGCGGCGGAGAAGGTCGAGCGGGTGCTGGAGCGCGGCCCGAGCGGCGGCGCCTACGACCTGGTGGTGGCCGATCCGCCCTACGCGATCGGTGAGGCCGAGGTCGAGGTCGTGCTCGCGCTGCTGCGGGACCGCGGCTGGCTGGCACCCGACGCGCTGGTCGTCCTCGAACGCGCGAGCCGCGGCGCGGAGCCGCGGTGGCCCGAGGGGTACGTTGGGGACAGGGTCCGGCGTTACGGTGAAGCGTCCCTTTGGTACGGTCGCGCCGCCGACATTCCCGAACCCACCTGA
- a CDS encoding ATP-dependent DNA helicase RecG, with protein sequence MIALDEPLRRTMGDTTAKKLAAELDLHTVGDLLRHYPRRYATRGELTPLGALAEGEDVTVVADVHSVRRREFRQRATGRRTERLEVVITDGSHRLTLVFFQKAGYHLKYLRVGARGLFAGRVNDYRGTVQLAHPKYEMLPEDGDEEQRVREFTDQIIPIYPATKDISSMDIERCLRTLLDQIDDIPDPLPADLRERHRLQPLHTALEQIHRPADQAGIGRARKRLKWDEAFVLQLALARRRHEAAALPARPRPRCSGGLLDAFDARLPFTLTDGQRQVGDIIAAGLDSTHPMHRLLQGDVGAGKTLVALRAMLQVVDAGGQAVLLAPTEVLAQQHHRSISAMLGPMARAGQLDAKRCERVEPSLPFAEGRSASAVEAREEAERAGGSDAKRCERVEPSLPFAEGRSASAVEAREEAERAGGSDARPNERAEPPMPAAEGRSAWAVEAREEAERVNSTDSAERATRVALLTGSQGAAARREALLDAASGAAGIVVGTHALLQDRVGFADLGLVVVDEQHRFGVEQRDALRAKAADGRPHVLVMTATPIPRTVAMTVYGDLDVVALTQLPSGRSPVATHVVPARDKPHYLARAWERIREEVRQGRQAYVVCPRIGGDDNGDGDAPEESAVPVDEDAGAAARRPPLAVSDVAAGLAGGPLSDLRVAALHGRLAAEEKDAVMRRFAAGEVDVLVATTVIEVGVDVPNATVMAIMDADRFGVSQLHQLRGRVGRGRLPGLCLLVTEADAESAARERLAAVARTTDGFELSRVDLEQRREGDVLGGAQSGKRSSLKMLTLLRDEELIREARGEAQQYTEADPELAGHPLLAAALEELLTEERAEYLEKT encoded by the coding sequence GTGATCGCTTTGGACGAGCCGCTGCGCAGGACGATGGGCGACACGACCGCCAAGAAGCTCGCCGCCGAACTCGACCTGCACACCGTCGGCGACCTGCTGCGCCACTACCCGCGCCGGTATGCCACCCGCGGTGAGCTCACCCCGCTCGGCGCGCTGGCCGAGGGCGAGGACGTCACGGTCGTGGCCGACGTGCACAGCGTGCGCCGCCGCGAATTCCGGCAGCGCGCCACCGGGCGCAGGACCGAGCGCCTGGAGGTCGTCATCACCGACGGCTCCCACCGGCTCACCCTGGTCTTCTTCCAGAAGGCCGGGTACCACCTGAAGTACCTGCGCGTCGGTGCCCGGGGCCTGTTCGCCGGGCGGGTCAACGACTACCGCGGCACCGTCCAGCTCGCCCACCCCAAGTACGAGATGCTGCCCGAGGACGGCGACGAGGAACAGCGCGTCCGCGAGTTCACCGACCAGATCATCCCGATCTACCCGGCGACCAAGGACATCTCCTCCATGGACATCGAGCGGTGCCTGCGCACCCTGCTCGACCAGATCGACGACATCCCTGACCCGCTCCCCGCCGACCTGCGCGAACGCCACCGCCTCCAGCCCCTGCACACGGCGCTGGAGCAGATCCACCGGCCCGCCGACCAGGCCGGCATCGGCCGCGCCCGCAAGCGCCTGAAATGGGACGAGGCGTTCGTGCTGCAGCTCGCCCTGGCCCGCCGCCGCCACGAGGCCGCCGCGCTGCCGGCCCGGCCCCGGCCCCGCTGCTCCGGCGGGCTGCTCGACGCGTTCGACGCCCGACTGCCGTTCACGCTCACCGACGGCCAGAGGCAGGTCGGCGACATCATCGCGGCGGGGCTCGACTCCACCCACCCCATGCACCGGCTGCTCCAGGGCGACGTCGGCGCCGGCAAGACCCTGGTCGCGCTGCGCGCCATGCTCCAGGTCGTCGACGCCGGGGGGCAGGCGGTACTCCTCGCCCCCACCGAGGTCCTCGCCCAGCAGCACCACCGGTCCATCAGCGCGATGTTGGGGCCGATGGCCCGAGCCGGGCAGCTCGACGCGAAGCGGTGCGAGCGAGTGGAGCCGTCGTTGCCGTTCGCCGAAGGCCGATCCGCGTCGGCGGTGGAGGCGAGGGAGGAGGCTGAGCGCGCAGGCGGCAGCGACGCGAAGCGGTGCGAGCGAGTGGAGCCGTCGTTGCCGTTCGCCGAAGGCCGATCCGCGTCGGCGGTGGAGGCGAGGGAGGAGGCTGAGCGCGCAGGCGGCAGCGACGCGAGGCCGAACGAGCGAGCGGAGCCGCCGATGCCAGCTGCCGAAGGCCGATCCGCATGGGCGGTGGAGGCGAGGGAGGAGGCTGAGCGCGTAAACAGCACCGACAGTGCCGAGCGGGCCACCCGGGTCGCCCTGCTCACCGGGTCCCAGGGGGCCGCGGCCCGCCGAGAGGCGCTGCTGGACGCCGCCTCCGGCGCCGCGGGGATCGTCGTCGGCACCCACGCCCTCCTCCAGGACCGGGTGGGCTTCGCCGACCTCGGACTGGTGGTCGTGGACGAGCAGCACCGGTTCGGCGTGGAGCAGCGCGACGCCCTACGTGCCAAGGCCGCCGATGGGCGCCCGCACGTGCTGGTGATGACCGCCACACCCATCCCGCGGACCGTCGCCATGACCGTCTACGGCGACCTCGACGTCGTCGCCCTCACCCAGCTGCCGTCCGGTCGCTCGCCCGTGGCCACGCATGTCGTCCCGGCCCGGGACAAACCGCACTACCTGGCGCGCGCCTGGGAGCGGATCCGAGAGGAGGTGCGCCAGGGGCGGCAGGCCTACGTGGTCTGCCCGCGCATCGGCGGGGACGACAACGGCGACGGCGACGCGCCCGAGGAGTCGGCCGTCCCCGTGGACGAGGACGCCGGGGCGGCCGCGCGGCGCCCGCCGCTGGCGGTGTCGGACGTCGCCGCCGGGCTCGCCGGGGGGCCGCTGTCCGACCTGCGGGTGGCCGCGCTGCACGGCAGGCTCGCCGCCGAGGAGAAGGACGCCGTCATGCGCCGCTTCGCCGCCGGCGAGGTGGACGTGCTGGTGGCGACCACCGTCATCGAGGTCGGGGTGGACGTCCCCAACGCCACCGTCATGGCGATCATGGACGCCGACCGCTTCGGTGTCTCCCAGCTCCACCAGCTGCGCGGCCGGGTCGGCCGGGGCCGGCTGCCCGGCCTGTGCCTCCTGGTCACCGAGGCCGACGCCGAGAGCGCGGCCCGCGAGCGGCTGGCCGCGGTGGCGAGGACCACCGACGGCTTCGAGCTGTCGCGAGTCGACCTGGAGCAGCGTCGGGAGGGCGACGTCCTGGGCGGCGCCCAGTCCGGGAAGCGATCCTCGCTGAAGATGCTCACCCTGCTGCGTGACGAGGAGCTCATCCGCGAGGCGCGCGGCGAGGCCCAGCAGTACACCGAGGCCGACCCCGAGCTGGCCGGGCACCCGCTGCTGGCGGCCGCACTGGAGGAACTCCTCACCGAGGAGCGAGCGGAGTACCTGGAGAAGACCTGA
- a CDS encoding acylphosphatase: MNGDERVSDVRMTAWVRGRVQGVGFRWSVRARALELGLVGAATNLSDGRVEVVAEGAREACEQLLGYLRSGETPGRVDSVVERWGKPGGSFSGFAER, encoded by the coding sequence ATGAACGGGGATGAACGGGTGAGCGATGTGCGGATGACCGCATGGGTGCGCGGGCGTGTGCAGGGGGTCGGCTTCCGCTGGTCGGTGCGGGCCCGCGCACTGGAGCTCGGGCTGGTCGGTGCGGCCACCAACCTGTCCGACGGCCGCGTGGAGGTCGTCGCGGAAGGGGCGCGAGAGGCGTGTGAGCAACTGCTCGGCTACCTGCGCAGCGGTGAGACGCCTGGTCGTGTGGATTCGGTCGTTGAACGTTGGGGAAAACCGGGGGGTTCCTTCTCCGGATTCGCGGAGCGGTGA
- the coaD gene encoding pantetheine-phosphate adenylyltransferase — protein MRRVVCSGSFDPVTNGHIDIIGRAARQYDEVVAAVLNNVNKRGLFTVPEKLDMLRECTRELDNVRVAEFDGLLVDYCRANGIDMIIRSLRSVSDFDYELQIAQMNYRLSGVETMFMTANPQYSFLSSSLVKEVAQYGGDVSSLVSPYVEARLREKYAEVRRGGEPSR, from the coding sequence GTGCGCCGTGTCGTCTGCTCCGGGTCGTTCGACCCGGTCACCAACGGTCACATCGACATCATCGGTCGCGCCGCGCGGCAGTACGACGAGGTGGTGGCCGCGGTCCTGAACAACGTCAACAAGCGCGGGCTGTTCACCGTCCCGGAGAAGCTGGACATGCTGCGGGAGTGCACCCGCGAGCTCGACAACGTGCGGGTCGCCGAGTTCGACGGGTTGCTGGTGGACTATTGCCGTGCCAACGGCATCGACATGATCATCCGCAGCCTGCGTTCGGTCAGTGACTTCGACTACGAGTTGCAGATCGCCCAGATGAACTACCGGCTCTCCGGTGTTGAGACGATGTTCATGACGGCCAACCCGCAGTACTCCTTCCTCAGCTCCAGCCTGGTCAAGGAGGTCGCGCAGTACGGCGGCGACGTCAGCAGCCTGGTCAGCCCCTATGTGGAGGCGCGGCTGCGGGAGAAGTACGCCGAGGTTCGGCGGGGCGGGGAGCCGAGCCGCTGA